The region GATAATTGTAGAGTTTCTCCAACCGGCTCTTGACCGCCGCACGGTAGGGAATCTTTTCCAGATAACCGAAGGCGACCTTGTTCTGCTCCTCCACCCACCTGGTGGTTTCAGGAGATTTCTCCTCTTCGAGCCAGCGGTACGGATCAGCGACTTTTTCACCAAAGTAGGTATCGACTTGTTCCGCCTTCCGGCTTTGCGGATAGGACAGAGTCTGAGCGCCACCGATTTCCGCAACGGCCAGGAAGCCGAGCAGGCTGAGAATGATCGGACGTGGTTTCATGTTTCGGTTTTCGCGGGGGGAGGTTGGCGGTATCGCGGGCGGAAGTCGCTGCCGACAGCGAAAGCTAGCGCGGGTACCGATCTGCAGAGCCATGGCTCAGCCACTACACGGGGCTGTCTCAGCTTCGCCGAAGACTACAGCCGGCTTTTCAGAAACTCGGGCGTGAATCCCTGAAGGTAGGAAGAGAGCCGCTCGAACTCGCTGGTGACCATCAGGAGTCCGACAATGATCAGCAACGTGCCGCTGACCCTGGTAATCCAGGCCATATGCCTGCTGACTTTTCTGAAGAGGAATATGAATTTGTTGACAGCGACGGCGGCGAGCAGGAATGGCATCGCCAGTCCGATGGAGTAAAACAGCAGCAGTGCAAGTCCGCGATTGAGATCTGCAGAGCTCGATGTGTAAATAAGGACAGACCCCAATATCGGACCGATGCACGGGGTCCATCCCGCACCGAAGGCCATGCCAACGAGAACGGTCCCGAAATATCCGGCCGGTTTGGTCGCGAGATGCACCCGACGTTCGCGCTCGAGCATACCGAGGTTGAATACGCCGAGCATGTAGAGACCGAACAGAATGATAAGAACGCCGCCAATGCGGCTGATCCACTCCCGATAGGCAAGCATCACCTGCCCCAGAACCGTCGCCGTCGCCCCCAGCGCGAGGAAAACCGCGGTAAATCCGAGTACGAAGAGTGATCCATGCACGAGCGCCGTGCGACGGCCGCGGCCAACCTCTTCGACACTCAGCCCCGAGAGAAACGTGATGTAGCTCGGGATTAGCGGCAGCACGCATGGGGAAAGGAAACTCAGCACCCCAGCGGTGAACGCCACCCCGAACCCGAGGTCCGGTGTCACTGCGCCAACGCTGCCTCGATTGCGGCTCGGACTTTGGCCGCGCCTTCGGGGAACGCACCAGGGTTTCTAAACAACAGCTTTCCGTCCGGCGAGATCAGGTAACTCTCGGGAATTCCAAGTGACTGATAGCGAGTCCTGATTATTCCCTCGGCATCATGACCGACGAGAAACGTCGCCTGGTATCGCCTCATGAACTCTCGAATCTTCGTGTCATCACTATTGGAATCGACGCTCACCGCGAGCACGCGCAAACCTCTCGGCCCGTACTCGCGGTGAATGCGCTCGATGTCGGGAAACTCCCTTTGACATGGTACGCACCATGTCGCCCAGATATTGAGCAGCGTCAGTGGCTGTGGCTGCCCGTCGCCGACGCGCGCAGAGTCACCGGCCAGCGTGCGGGTGGCGTACGCGGGCACGGGATCGCCGATCGCCATCGGCTTGAAGCGTTCCTCCATCCCGCTGCAGGCGATCGCGCCGCACGCAGCCAGCACCAGGGATACGCGGTTGCACCTTCGGCTCATTCAATACTTCCGGCGCGAACCATGATCTGGCTCTCACCGATGGCATGCAATGGTTTCACGGATTTCGGAGTCTTCATGTCAGGCGCCATTTTCCTTTCGTGATCCGCGGCTTGGGCGCTCTGTTCCGACCACGCCACTGTAACCTGGTTGCCAACTACGGCGAGTACTGGAAAGCTCGCAGACCTGGCGGAAGAACGGCAACCCTGAGCATTGCCTGGCGGACAGAAAAGATTTCGTAACGTTGTGTGGCAAGTGACTGCCAGACGAAACGGAACACGGGCGCGAGTCGGTATGGCTCACGCCCGTATTCCCTCTGAGCAGCAATCAGGCGAAAAGGTTACGGCGCGACCGCGATACTCCTGATCGGCGTGGGATTGTTGATGGAGCCCAGTAACGTCGCGTTGCCGGTTCGCAGGTTGATCTGGTAGAGGCGTGATGGTCCTCCCGGCGCCGACATTGCCGTCAGGGAGGCGTACGCGATATCAGTATCTCCAGCGATGTCGAATCCGACATCTTCGCTGGTGTCGAAATTGAGTGCGCCGATAGTGCGTATGGTTCCGCCGTTCGGGCTCACCAGGAACACGAGCGCGTCGCGGTTGGAGTCGATCGCGAACAGATCGGTCGCGACCGGCGCAGGCCGTACGCTATTCGTGTAGGCTGTGCCGACGATGTTCGGATTCTGTCCCGCGTTGATGTCACCCGGGATGTAGGCCAGGACCGTATCGACCGCGGCCAGAGCTCCGGTAATCTGGTTAATCCGGAGATTCTGATCAGCGTTGGTGTGAATCCGAAGCCGGTCCGGGACCGGATTGAAGCCAACTCCGAATGCCGTGCCGGAGAGTCCCGGCGTGAAAGCTGTGCCGACTGCCGTTGCGGCGCCGCTGGTTGAGTTGAGCGTGTAAATCCGGCTTGTCGAGCTCACGGCGACCAGATCGCCGTTCGCCGGCCGGAAGTCGATACCGACAATCGTCTCGCCGGCAGCGAGGCCGGTGATCGCGACCTTGGCAATGATGCGATCCGGGGTGAACACCCCGAACGACATCAGGTTGTTGGTGCCATCAATAGCGAATATGGTGCGTCCAGCGACAGGCGCTCCGGGAGCACCAGGAGTGCCCGGTGCACCACCGGGTCCGGTTGGACCGGTTGGGCCGGCAGGGCCAGTTGGACCGGCGGGCCCGTCCGGGCCCGTGGGGCCTTCGCAGGCCGCAAGTGCGAGCGCGAGCATACCGGACAAAACCGCGAGGCGTTTCCGCCCCGCTACTGATGAGACCATTTAATCCTCCGTCGAAGTGATTACTGCGGGTAAGGGGTCTTCTACACGCGTACCGATGAAAGAATTCGTGACATTGAAACGGCACTCGAACCTTGATTGA is a window of Gemmatimonadaceae bacterium DNA encoding:
- a CDS encoding DUF4394 domain-containing protein yields the protein MVSSVAGRKRLAVLSGMLALALAACEGPTGPDGPAGPTGPAGPTGPTGPGGAPGTPGAPGAPVAGRTIFAIDGTNNLMSFGVFTPDRIIAKVAITGLAAGETIVGIDFRPANGDLVAVSSTSRIYTLNSTSGAATAVGTAFTPGLSGTAFGVGFNPVPDRLRIHTNADQNLRINQITGALAAVDTVLAYIPGDINAGQNPNIVGTAYTNSVRPAPVATDLFAIDSNRDALVFLVSPNGGTIRTIGALNFDTSEDVGFDIAGDTDIAYASLTAMSAPGGPSRLYQINLRTGNATLLGSINNPTPIRSIAVAP
- a CDS encoding cytochrome c biogenesis protein CcdA; its protein translation is MTPDLGFGVAFTAGVLSFLSPCVLPLIPSYITFLSGLSVEEVGRGRRTALVHGSLFVLGFTAVFLALGATATVLGQVMLAYREWISRIGGVLIILFGLYMLGVFNLGMLERERRVHLATKPAGYFGTVLVGMAFGAGWTPCIGPILGSVLIYTSSSADLNRGLALLLFYSIGLAMPFLLAAVAVNKFIFLFRKVSRHMAWITRVSGTLLIIVGLLMVTSEFERLSSYLQGFTPEFLKSRL
- a CDS encoding TlpA disulfide reductase family protein, whose amino-acid sequence is MSRRCNRVSLVLAACGAIACSGMEERFKPMAIGDPVPAYATRTLAGDSARVGDGQPQPLTLLNIWATWCVPCQREFPDIERIHREYGPRGLRVLAVSVDSNSDDTKIREFMRRYQATFLVGHDAEGIIRTRYQSLGIPESYLISPDGKLLFRNPGAFPEGAAKVRAAIEAALAQ